One genomic window of Pelecanus crispus isolate bPelCri1 chromosome 18, bPelCri1.pri, whole genome shotgun sequence includes the following:
- the LOC142595243 gene encoding feather keratin Cos1-1/Cos1-3/Cos2-1-like, translating to MSCYSPCLPCRPCGPTPLANSCNEPCVRQCQNSTVVIEPSPVVVTLPGPILSSFPQNTVVGSSTSAAVGSILSSEGVPISSGGFGLSGITSRYCGRRCLPC from the coding sequence atgtcctgctacagcccgtgcctgccctgccggccctgcggcccgaccccgctggccaacagctgcaacgagccctgtgtccggcagtgccagaactccaccgtcgtcatcgagccctctcctgtggtggtgaccctgcccggacccatcctcagctccttcccgcagaacaccgttgtgggctcctccacctctgctgctgttggcagcatcctcagctctgagggagtgcccatctcctctgggggCTTTGGCCTCTCTGGCATTACCAGCCGctactgtggcagaaggtgcctcCCCTGTTAA